AGCGGCTACCTGCTGAAGGGCACCCCGGCGAGCCGGATCGTCGAGGCGGTGCGCGACGTCCACCAGGGCGGCAGCGTGCTACAGCCGCAGCTCGCGCGCAACCTGCTGCGGCGCTTCCACTCGCCGGCGCCCTCGGGGCCCGGGCTGACGCCGCGCGAGGGCGAGATCCTGACCTTGATCGCCAAGGGGCTGACCAATCGCCACGCCGCCGAGACGCTGGGGCTCAGCCGCGCGACGGTGCGCACCCACCTCGAGCACATCTACGCCAAGCTGGAGGTCTCCAACCGCACCGAGGCCGTCAGCGAGGCGATTCGTCGTGGATTGATCGACCCCTGAGGGAGCAGCGAGCACCAGGACCCTCCGCTCCCGCCAGCCGCGCGTCGCGCCGCGACGCGAGCGCCGCTGCGCCCCTCAGCTCTCGAGCAGGCGATCGACCGTGTCCAGCAGGTCCGCCAGCCGAAAGGGCTTGGCGATGAAGGCGTCCGCGCCCGCGTCGATGACCCGCTGCGCCAGGTCGGCCTCGAGCGACGCGCTGAAGGCCACGATCGGCAGCCGCTGCCAGCGTGGGTCGGCGCGCACGCGGCCGACCAGCTCGACCCCGTCGATCAGCGGCAGCATCACGTCGACGAGCAGAAGATCGCAGTCCTGAG
This genomic stretch from Pseudomonadota bacterium harbors:
- a CDS encoding response regulator transcription factor; the encoded protein is MAPVSEPGQEPIRLVIVEDQAAILSQQVRLLEGFAELAIVGTARDGAHALEVIAQQRPDVVLLDLGLPDLSGIEVTRRIRATQPTTEVLIYTIFDDDDGVLQAIRAGASGYLLKGTPASRIVEAVRDVHQGGSVLQPQLARNLLRRFHSPAPSGPGLTPREGEILTLIAKGLTNRHAAETLGLSRATVRTHLEHIYAKLEVSNRTEAVSEAIRRGLIDP